The Rhineura floridana isolate rRhiFlo1 chromosome 8, rRhiFlo1.hap2, whole genome shotgun sequence genome includes a region encoding these proteins:
- the SNRPF gene encoding small nuclear ribonucleoprotein F — protein MSLPLNPKPFLNGLTGKPVMVKLKWGMEYKGYLVSVDGYMNMQLANTEEYIDGALSGHLGEVLIRLESLDFL, from the exons ATG AGTTTGCCCCTCAATCCAAAGCCCTTCTTAAACGGGCTGACTGGGAAACCAGTGATGGTGAAACTGAAGTGGGGAATGGAATACAAAGGCTACCTCGTCTCCGTCGACGGCTACATGAATATGCAG CTTGCAAATACAGAAGAATATATTGATGGTGCGCTATCTGGACACCTTGGTGAAGTTCTGATAAG ACTTGAAAGTCTGGATTTTCTGTGA